A single genomic interval of Gloeothece citriformis PCC 7424 harbors:
- a CDS encoding helix-turn-helix domain-containing protein, which yields MTLKEVQALTGLSRDTLREAITDGQLKAQIVGKAWRVKRKDLEEYIENL from the coding sequence CTGACCCTAAAAGAAGTTCAAGCGCTCACTGGGTTAAGTCGTGACACTCTACGAGAAGCTATCACCGATGGCCAACTTAAAGCGCAGATCGTCGGGAAAGCTTGGCGGGTAAAGCGAAAAGATTTAGAGGAGTACATCGAAAATTTATAA